The DNA window AAAGAAAACGACACGCGTTTGGCTCGGTACGTATCCGACTCCCGAGATGGCCGCCGCAGCATATGACGTTGCGGCGCTCGCCTTGAAAGGCCACGACACTGCCTTGAACTTCCCTGATTTGGCTTCCTCTTACCCAGTACCAGCTTCTACTTCGGCCGCCGATATTCGTGCGGCGGCGGCTAAGGCAGCCGAGTCCAAACAACCCCAACAGCAAGCCGAGCCTAAGCCGATACCGAATAAGCAGGATAAAAACTGTGGGGATCAGGAGAGTTCGAAAGCTGTAGACGATTGGGTGATCAATGGGGAAAGTTGTTCGAGTACTACTGCAAATAATAGTGAGTTGAGTTCAGGCGGCGGTGAGTTTATGGATGAGGAAGCCCTTTTGAATATGCCGAATTTGCTAGTGAACATGGCTGAGGGAATGCTAGTGAGTCCACCAAGGATCAATACGCCGTCGTCTGATGACTCACCTGGAAATTCAGATGGAGAATGTTTATGGAGCTATACTTAATAAATGTATCGGACAAAATCATTATATATTCTGATGGATGGTGgtgatgatatatatatatattttatatatttatggatCATCATCCAGTTAAATGATCCAGATTCAAGGCatcaatatattaaatatgatgCAAAATGATGGTATTAAAAGACCAAAAAGGTACGggtatgttttttctttttctttttctggtaCTTTTGTATTTTTGCTTATTCTCTGTGTGTTTCTCTGATTTTTGCTACCCTTAATTGCCTTTTTTTTGGAATTGGGTATTTGTTTTTTGGGAGAAGGGGTTCTTCTATTATTACCTTCTTTCCCCACCACTGGATTTTTGCAGCTGATTATAATGTATGTGGAATCCGTACGTGTAAAGCTGGGCAGCTACACGTGCAGGAGATTTTGCTGCTAACCTTTTATGATTTAGTagctgtatgtatatatatttatatattatatacatatatgtttaTGAAAGAAGAAGTACTAGTACTCTTTCTACTCATGTTTATGCCTTATATTCTTGTTTTGGAAATAGATCATTCGGGAGgaagatttttaataaatttatatatatatgatgagaGAGATATTTTATGTATACTTTCTATGTATTGGATCTCTACTTTTAATTATGGATCTTTACCATTTTCAATCAAAACATACTACTCCTTAATTACTTACGCTCATGATTACTTACATATTTGTTCTAGATTTTGACCAGGTTTACCTATTACAAGGGGCATTATTATAAAGTCTTAGTATATGAATGATCAACTAGCTAGGCTTTTTAGTAAGTCTCAGAAttaataataagtgataaattcttctCAAaagacaaataataataataagtgataaatcaATAATAATGACTTTGAAGTTTTGAATGATGCTATTTTTGGGTTAAGAACGAATCCTCTTCTCTCTTCTTTGTGTCTGATCGTTCTTATTATACTGTATAAGGGAAAGaagtaataaattaatttataataagatATGGTTTGATATGATATggatattataataaatataaatatattagtaGCAACACTATGTTTCCATGTAAGGCCGGCCATAAGTCGTTTATTGTTAAAGTAGCTCAGACAAGAAGCAACAATCGTGCCGATTGTTAAGGTCATGATTTTTAGAAATTCTTTCGTATTCAAATGATTTGCGAACTCCATTAATCTCTTTAATATCCATGATTAGTACCTACCCAGCTTTGAAAAAAAGACTCGAAATTATAATCTGTTTGGACTAGTACTTTCGATCCGAAAGATATCTCTATAGAGCACTACATTAATTCTCAGCTATATTGGGGCTAACTTCTAAGATTTTATGAAGCAAATCAGGTAGATAGCTATTTCCAAATACGACATTGATTGGCAGTATAATCACATTTGCTATATTACTTGATTtacattacatatatatgtgtgtatcaTTATTATGTATATTACTGCAGTACATCAAACATGCATGGTATGCAtgttattataattaactatatatCATATGCATTCCCTACAAAAGAACTATATCGTCATATATATGCCTCAAACTTTTGTtaagtactatatatatatatttttatatgtatatcatgtgattatgtatgtatgtatgaagTAATAAAAGTAGATCGATGAGAGGGGAGGATGGGGGGCAAAACTCTAGTATAGTCTGCAACGAaggtacaaagaaaaaaaaaagttataggAGGAATCCGTGTGCAACTAATAGGTTAGGGGGtcctatatatttacatatttatggcAAAAATAAGGAATGGACTGGCCTAGCTATGGCTCAACAATAACTACCAGACTCACTACAATCACTGAAAGTATATGAAAAGATATATGTACAGAAGAtaataaattaagaattaatatatatgtacatataggTGGAGTAAACCCACAAAATAATTTTGGAAACATCCCAAAAATAGTGTACCGATGCATCTTTGTTTCGGCATTCAGGAAAATCttttaacttaatttattttatcatcgttcatattgtagttatttaagaaaggatataaatagcggcataagtacttaaagttttatgtttgtaagcggcataaacctgatgtttatttttagcggcataagtatccATAATttgtaaaactataattttcttctaGTTTCGTCAGTATAGACTCTGTTTTGAATTTGTTAAAAGAACATTTGGAAGTAAAtgatactacatatttttatttagatcCTATGATCAAGAATTTACGCCTTATATAGTTATATGTGCCCTGTTTAAGACACTAACAGAATCTGTACtgataaaattagagaaaaattatagttttgccgctaaaaataaacattgagtttATACCGCTTACAAATATAAAACTTTGGATACTTATGCTGCTATTTACCCTTAAGAAATAtcatgcaaaattttaagaaacttaaaaaaattttaaaaacaagtctatATAAAACAAAAGAGGTAGGTATGCAACAAACTGTTTCAACTTTATTTTtgcaatattaaattttttgaatgttttaaaaaatttattacatattttaaatcattaaaatatatacgactattaaaaaaattatattaaaaaattttctaagataccaaaataaataaaaattttatatcgGTGTAACCTTTGAATTTTAGAGAATTAATGCATTGAAGCATTCTATAtacactataaatatatatatagggatatgattttgtcccgttattgtactttcacggtaCGACAGTcgtcagatgagggagttatttgatctgacggctgagattgatgtagggataattagggttaaaaagtagaaacgtaccctgacactcatttaatgtaccctgagacccatctaatataccacagaatacattccgtgaaagtacatcgcGGGacaaatcatatccctatatatatatatatttctttaattgtGTCAATCATTTAGTAGACAAACAAACTATATAAATCACTACTTCCGTAGCTATAACTGCTGATTAATCTTATTATGCCTTCCCTTattaatagttaataatttCTGTGATGTTTGGTTTAACTGTGTGCAAAATGTGATTGATTTACTGATCATCTGTTATCATAGATGACACTAATATTAAACACTTTATATATTCCATGTTATGTAATCAATGAGTAGTTGACGTTAGTTAATAATTTGGCAAAGTTCATATTCAAATGATTCAGATtgaaagtattttatatatattaaggtatatatatataatataattctgGGGTCAGAAACTTTTGAGTTTTTCAATACCCTTAGTTAATTAAGGGGACCTGCAATCTCTACTACTTCTTTCTCATTATTGTTTACctgaattttcttttattagaaAACAAACCAAATGCAAGTGacaatttaaaagagaaaaagaagcaGAAAAGAAAGAcccacatttatatatattagctCCCTCTGAAAAGAGAAAATCTTTGACTTAATCttatatgtttattgtgtttAGAATGATGAGTATCTATACATATATgaatctatttatatatatttatagatcaCTTTGTGGCGCAGTGCTCTTTGATGATAGGAAAGTTTatgttctttttttaattaattacttttcaTAATCAGATGTTAGTCGCTGATCGATAAAtcatatatatgcatgtatatatgtatgtcgGTACGTATTCAAATATATGTTAGTCGGCACGCCCacaaataaaatggattacaatTGCATGTTCAAATGAGGGCTTTTCTATTAAATTAACTTTGCTTACTTGTAATAATTGATATGTTAATTATTAATCATTATATCATAATTGTACTATTAAACTCTCTAATACAATGCATGTATCATGTCGTATTTATAGCGAAATTAATTGATGGAGATATTGATAAAAGTTATATTAATTAGTTTGATTGATatataatttcatttttaatatattaggaTTTCAATTGGTAATCATTCTTAATTTGGTTTTCAATGAAGGATATGTACAAAGTTATCTAACGGTTGAACTGTATACATGTATCTAGATCACTAGATGTACACCagaacatttatatatatatagggaatcCATACATTTCAGCTCacaatatatctattctatataaagtgtgtctatataacagaatttttggtttatgaaaaatttataagtcactttttatttatatataataaaataaatctcattaagtAAATACTGAATAAATTAAGAATTTTGTCAATACGTTGCAAGATCACATTTtaagtaaatgttcatttgaggcctattatatatatatctattctatataaaatgtggctatataacaaaattcttgatttatgagaaattattgagtgatttttattttaaaaaaaattatattaaatttaagtaCACTCTATCGTGAactcttaaaaaatataaataaaacctaaatataaattaaacccTTAAAATCCTGACTCAACTCCAACAATATAAACTTCTCTTCAGCCGTGAACTACTCAGAGGATAAAACAATTCTGAATAAGCTTAATTAAGAAAATCtgcatatatgtataaatagtaATAAATATTAATGGGTTTCTTCACAATTCCTTGATTCTCTATCTCAATTCATGATCGACTTTTCAggaaagaaaaattagttttggtTTAATGTTTTATTTCCTATCTCTAACCTACATTCTTTTTCTTATACATCTTTCAATGGGAGCTTTCTTTCCACTGAGTTTTGGGGATTCTTCTTTTTGTAATTGAATATATTTACATTGTTTCAAATTATATTATACCGAtaacattatgtatatatatatatatttatttaaatgtatTATTTAGTTTGCATTGGATTTTTAGTTTGGAGTGTTGATGTTGAAAGAAAAAATTGTTTGAGACAATTAGTTAGATTTTAGCATGATTGACATCTATGAATGAAAAAGAATTGAAGCTTATTTGTAAAAACGATGAAACATAGATTTAATCAAATCATATATCATACTAAAAGAATGATATGGAAGTAAATACGATTTAGGAAAAtagcattaaaaaaaaagtaattaacactctttatatatatatattctctcgCTAATGCCAATTTTATTGGTActcttttgtatttttttattttcataacagtatgcatatttTTCATAATGTGTATAAAATACTCGtacaaatttttttgtttgaCATTGATCATAGTTTTCCATTCTCTAGGGAAAATGAAAACTTTGGTGCCTAAAATATTGATGATACATAGTTTAATTTTCATTAACTAGAAACTTATACCCACTTCCACCCACTTAATCCGTTGAAAAGTTCTTGGTGGATTCAAGTGATCAtgtatatatgtacataattaCATATTGTGTTTGATGATAACATTTGATCAAGTATAGAAGCTATTTTTTagcttttaaaattaaaaaagtcatTCTAAGAGTGTTcggataaaaaattaaaagtcccgaattttttttttcagaagctatttttataactaaaataatttatataattcttaatttacttataattatttttttaataatattcaaacacttcaaaaaaatattttttattaaaaaaaataagtcaaagcttatacttattttaatctaattaaacaatattaaattatatataattatttattgtatcattaaaaaaataatttataacatctaaaataaacaaaaaatacgTCGTAATTTTAATCTAGTAGATTTAAAACCATTTTGAAATGTGTTTGCGTACAGATCTCAAGTTTCCAAATTATAGAAATTATATAATTGTCCGCCCCTATAATgacaatatatttattttagtgtcTCAATTTAAACTGTAATTGAAAtgtgttaattataattaaaggcCACAACCCTTATGTATAATCCATGAGCCtataaacaagaaaaataaaaagctcATTGCTTCATAATTGACTCGCACTATTTGTAAAAATgttaacttatttattattttcctattattaatttagtaactttttattattatttaaaaattttaagttatatttttcatatttcacatatttttTCTACCACTCCTATTGGGCGAAGATCCGTCCAAATGGGAAGAGAGCGGGGAGGaagatcatatttttttttgttggagaGTATGGACTCTTTGTTTAGATGGGGACctctttaatattttatttagttttgtaATATATCTTATTTAAGCAATTTTATAGTATTgtggtaacttttttttttttttctcttttttataaATCTTTAAATTGTATATTGGACAAAATAATTTGTATATTAAAaatgcaatattttatttttaatttagtttttttagatATAAATTTTCTTTCTACATAAATGGATCTGTGTTGAGATTTCTTACATTGTTCTCGATGAAGAATATGTAAATATGGATTAAAATTCTTAATGAGAACCAAGAGATGAGAGACACTTCATGCCAATTCTTCGCCAGTGCGCGCTTTCCTGTGTTTTAGAAATTTATTCATCAGTCGACCTCATTTATTAGATTCAAAGTAGTGGTcattacattaaaatataacatgtataataaatattattatcaatatTTGAGATTGAACTACTATTTCATTACTCTTTATTCatatatatgatttatttattattatccaAACTGGTGTTCAACACAAATATACCTAGTCTTTTTTCACAGCTTTCAATTCATATCTCAATGTAAATTTTACCACACTCATTTTTCACCTTAAATCATATATATGTGACCAAAAAAATATGATCTTTAAGTCTTTATTTATGTACATTTGAAGTTATCGATTTTTTTGGCATTGGATATGTTCTAATATTGGACACATTTTAACTTTGGTttacaaataatttttattttttgattaattttcattattattatttttcttttgtcaAGATAACTTACAAAAGTCACAAAGAAAAAGTCAATAAAGTTCCTCATCTATTCAAACAGCACAATAAGCTAATCCATGGATCACAATATGAAATTAGAAGACAATTAAATTTTAACAactttgaaaaataaacaaCTCGAGTAAACccttacccaaaaaaaaatgaaaaaaaaaaaaacttgagttaataattattatacaataattactATTAGTGCACTTGGGATAAACTTTGCTTGCATAAGCAAGATGGTGGAGTAGGTTTCCGAGACATACATTTATTTAATTAGGTTCTTTTATCGAAACAAGCTTCAAGTATTTACAATGTTCTTTCTTCTTTGGCTGGTTGTGTGTTAAAAGAGTTGTACTTCAAGAAAATATCATTTTCTGAGATTAAAAAAGGGCTCTTTTGTTTGGAAAACATTTTATGGGAGAAGAAACTTTTTGATTCAGGAGCTATTTGGCAAGTGGGGAATAGAAATGACAGTGCTACTTACTCTAATAAGTGGATTCCTTCAGTCCCGAATTCCTGTATTTTATCTCCACCTTAGCTTGATGTTTCGAGAAAAGTTTCTTTGTTGTGCGATGCATCTGGTGTTTGAGATAGAGATTTAGTCTATGTCAGTTTTCTTTTTTTCGAAGCAGAAGCTATTCTCACTATTCCTTGGTCCTCTTTGGATGCTCCAAACAAACTGATATAGAACTTTGAGAAATCTTGTTGGTTCTCTATCAAGAGTTGTTATTAGCTTGCTCTTTATAAGTTGGGCTTGGGTCGTGCTTCTCTGGGAGTTTTTCGAGTTGGTAGAAAAAGATTTGGACTCTTAAGGTGAGGTTGTTTTCCTAGAAAGTTTCAAATAATTGGATCCCTACGAAGATTAATCTAGCTCGCCATGGTCTTTTATCTGATGGTTTGTATCCTATTTGTGATATGAAAGATAAAACTACTCATCATGCTCTTTGGGGATGTTCTTCCTTGATGCCTTGTAGGTTGCTTTGTGAGTTTTCTTTAGGGGATCCTTTTGGTCATTGTGAGGTTTATCTTACTTTAATTATAGATGCATTGATCCACTTCGACAGGAAATGATTAATTTGGTGATGGTGATTATGTGGAGAATTTGGCACATGCAAAATAAAAAGGCCCATAGTAACTCTAAATTTTCGTCAATTCTAGTGGTTAGTTGGGGAGAGAATACCTTAGAAAATCTCAACACAAGAAGCACACGACGATGGTGTCTTCTTCTTCTAGGTTGGTGGGGAATCCTCATGCATCCCCGTCGATTCTT is part of the Cannabis sativa cultivar Pink pepper isolate KNU-18-1 chromosome 5, ASM2916894v1, whole genome shotgun sequence genome and encodes:
- the LOC115717046 gene encoding ethylene-responsive transcription factor ERF027, which codes for MANPPTDSPKSDQPPNPSISPSVLPQSELSPISSENQLPSPVKARPSEDPPPQNPFHSPRTGSASVRKHPFFRGIRCRSGKWVSEIREPKKTTRVWLGTYPTPEMAAAAYDVAALALKGHDTALNFPDLASSYPVPASTSAADIRAAAAKAAESKQPQQQAEPKPIPNKQDKNCGDQESSKAVDDWVINGESCSSTTANNSELSSGGGEFMDEEALLNMPNLLVNMAEGMLVSPPRINTPSSDDSPGNSDGECLWSYT